From one Nodosilinea sp. FACHB-141 genomic stretch:
- the aat gene encoding leucyl/phenylalanyl-tRNA--protein transferase: protein MKYDLDAIVRGYSQGYFLMADGEGDDLGWYSSRQRTLIPLDDRFRYPKSLRRSLNQNRFRVAINQAFEEVVSGCADRDTTWISDELRQVYTELHQAGWAYSFETWQGDELAGGILGLVIGGAFIGESMFFRISEGSKVAMVKLVEHLRQRHFALFDAQMMNPHLERFGAYVVADREYKSQLKVALKQNCSFL from the coding sequence ATCAAGTACGACCTAGATGCCATCGTTCGCGGTTACTCCCAAGGGTACTTTTTGATGGCCGATGGCGAGGGCGATGACCTGGGCTGGTACTCTAGCCGCCAGCGTACGTTGATTCCGCTAGACGATCGCTTTCGCTACCCCAAATCGCTGCGGCGATCGCTTAACCAAAACCGCTTTCGGGTCGCCATCAACCAAGCCTTTGAGGAGGTAGTCAGCGGCTGCGCCGATCGCGACACCACCTGGATCTCAGACGAACTCCGACAGGTTTATACCGAACTCCACCAGGCGGGCTGGGCCTACAGCTTTGAGACCTGGCAGGGGGATGAGCTGGCGGGGGGCATTCTCGGCCTGGTGATTGGCGGGGCGTTTATTGGCGAGTCGATGTTTTTTCGCATTTCTGAGGGCTCTAAGGTGGCGATGGTCAAGCTGGTCGAGCACCTGCGGCAGCGACACTTTGCCCTATTCGATGCCCAGATGATGAACCCCCACCTGGAGCGGTTTGGGGCTTATGTCGTCGCCGATCGCGAGTACAAAAGCCAGCTCAAAGTAGCCTTAAAGCAAAACTGTAGCTTTCTCTAG
- a CDS encoding helix-turn-helix domain-containing protein, with translation MARLTNDRSSCPVSVLMNLLSGPWTMYIIWMLSTSGPTRFGALRRQVEGISTKMLTERLRMLEQEGIVYRHYEPTVPPQVTYSLTERAGELVTILDQLNGLAQRWYGDLPSCGSSQVQPEALEKATVLL, from the coding sequence ATGGCCCGATTGACCAACGACCGCAGTTCCTGCCCCGTCAGCGTTTTGATGAACCTGCTGTCGGGGCCCTGGACTATGTACATCATCTGGATGCTTTCTACCAGTGGCCCCACGCGGTTTGGAGCATTGCGCCGCCAGGTGGAAGGAATCTCAACCAAAATGCTCACTGAGCGCCTGCGGATGCTAGAGCAAGAGGGCATTGTCTACCGCCACTACGAGCCCACTGTGCCGCCCCAGGTGACCTACAGCCTGACGGAGCGCGCGGGCGAACTGGTGACCATTCTCGACCAGCTCAATGGCTTAGCCCAGCGCTGGTACGGCGACTTGCCTAGCTGTGGGTCATCCCAGGTCCAACCAGAGGCGCTAGAGAAAGCTACAGTTTTGCTTTAA
- the dxs gene encoding 1-deoxy-D-xylulose-5-phosphate synthase, with product MHLSDITHPNQLHGLSIRQLEDVARQIREKHLETVAASGGHLGPGLGVVELTLALYQTLDLDRDKVTWDVGHQAYPHKLITGRYHDFHTLRQKDGVAGYLKRSESKFDHFGAGHASTSISAALGMALARDLSGDNYKVAAIIGDGALTGGMALEAINHAGHLPHTNLLVVLNDNEMSISPNVGAIPRYLNKMRLSPPVQFLTDNLEEQFKHLPFLGESLSPELDRVKEGMKRLAVPKVGAVFEELGFTYMGPVDGHNLQELITTFKEAHKHTGPVLVHVATTKGKGYAIAEKDQVGYHAQSPFNLSTGKGIPSTKPKPPSYSKVFAETLIKLAEDNPKIVGITAAMATGTGLDKLQQALPKQYIDVGIAEQHAITLAAGLACEGMRPVAAIYSTFLQRGFDQIVHDVCIQKLPVFFCLDRAGIVGADGPTHQGLYDIAYLRCIPNIVLMAPKDEAEMQRMMVTGIDYKAGAIAMRYPRGSGYGAPLMEEGWEPLPIGEAEVLRQGDDVLLLGYGSMVYPAMQTAEILSEHGIEATVVNARFAKPLDEALILPLAREIGKVVTFEEGCLMGGFGSAVVESIMDAQVQASVLRIGVPDVLVDHASPDQSKASLGLTPPQMAERILATYQVEKPALVR from the coding sequence ATGCACCTGAGTGACATAACTCACCCCAATCAACTCCACGGTCTATCTATTCGCCAGCTCGAAGACGTGGCCCGCCAGATTCGCGAAAAGCATCTGGAAACCGTGGCGGCCAGCGGTGGGCACTTGGGCCCTGGGCTAGGGGTAGTGGAGCTGACCCTGGCCCTATATCAAACCCTCGACCTCGATCGCGACAAAGTCACCTGGGATGTGGGCCACCAAGCCTATCCCCACAAGCTGATCACCGGCCGCTATCACGACTTTCACACCCTGCGCCAAAAGGATGGGGTGGCGGGCTATCTCAAGCGCAGCGAGAGCAAGTTTGACCACTTTGGCGCTGGCCACGCCTCCACCAGTATTTCAGCGGCTTTGGGCATGGCTTTGGCTCGCGATCTCAGCGGCGACAACTACAAGGTGGCCGCCATTATCGGCGACGGTGCGCTCACTGGCGGTATGGCTCTAGAGGCCATCAACCACGCCGGTCACCTGCCCCACACCAACCTGCTGGTGGTGCTCAACGACAACGAAATGTCGATCTCACCCAACGTGGGCGCAATTCCGCGCTATCTCAACAAAATGCGCCTCAGCCCGCCGGTGCAGTTTCTCACCGACAACCTTGAAGAGCAATTCAAGCACCTGCCCTTCTTAGGTGAGTCGTTGTCTCCTGAGCTCGACCGAGTCAAGGAAGGCATGAAGCGCCTGGCGGTGCCCAAGGTGGGGGCCGTGTTTGAGGAGCTGGGCTTTACCTACATGGGGCCGGTGGATGGCCACAACCTGCAAGAGCTGATCACCACCTTCAAAGAAGCTCACAAGCACACCGGTCCCGTGCTGGTGCATGTGGCGACTACCAAGGGCAAGGGCTATGCGATCGCCGAAAAAGACCAGGTCGGCTACCACGCCCAGTCACCTTTTAACCTCTCCACCGGCAAGGGTATTCCTTCGACTAAGCCCAAGCCCCCCAGCTACTCGAAGGTGTTTGCCGAAACCCTGATCAAATTAGCTGAAGACAACCCCAAAATTGTCGGCATCACCGCGGCCATGGCCACGGGCACCGGGCTAGACAAGCTCCAGCAGGCGCTGCCCAAGCAGTACATCGATGTGGGCATTGCCGAGCAGCACGCTATTACCCTGGCCGCTGGCTTGGCTTGCGAAGGCATGCGCCCCGTCGCTGCCATCTATTCCACCTTCTTGCAGCGCGGCTTTGACCAGATTGTCCACGACGTGTGCATTCAAAAGCTGCCGGTGTTCTTCTGCCTTGACCGGGCGGGCATCGTCGGGGCCGATGGGCCAACCCACCAGGGGCTCTACGACATCGCCTACCTGCGCTGCATTCCCAATATCGTGCTGATGGCCCCCAAGGACGAGGCCGAGATGCAGCGGATGATGGTAACTGGGATTGACTACAAAGCGGGTGCGATCGCCATGCGCTACCCCCGAGGTAGCGGCTACGGTGCCCCGCTAATGGAAGAGGGCTGGGAGCCTCTGCCCATTGGTGAAGCGGAAGTGCTGCGCCAGGGCGACGACGTGCTGCTGTTGGGCTATGGCTCGATGGTTTACCCCGCCATGCAAACCGCCGAAATTCTCAGTGAGCACGGCATTGAGGCCACTGTGGTCAACGCCCGCTTCGCCAAACCCCTCGACGAGGCGCTGATTTTGCCCCTGGCTCGGGAAATCGGCAAGGTGGTCACCTTCGAAGAGGGCTGCCTAATGGGCGGCTTTGGCTCCGCCGTGGTGGAATCGATCATGGATGCTCAGGTGCAGGCTTCAGTGCTGCGTATCGGTGTGCCCGATGTGCTGGTGGATCATGCCTCCCCCGACCAGTCGAAGGCCTCTCTGGGCCTAACTCCGCCCCAGATGGCTGAGCGCATTCTCGCCACCTACCAGGTCGAAAAACCCGCTCTGGTTCGATAA
- a CDS encoding DUF2396 family protein, translating to MGGSQTSFGKRGAPRSLGLEGDAYECPVCRHGQIQSMTLMDTYACSFCRHIFEVNLDQQTVHVVDSVQPMGWRWQGWRWQPLYQSRRDLTLILWLVGLTLVILPAGLVALGGYVFPPLEATGVNWSLVWAIGTLAAHGAMVGWLIAEHYQFPLYVMAKIRLQRLLERLPD from the coding sequence ATGGGCGGTAGTCAGACATCTTTTGGTAAAAGAGGGGCACCGCGATCGCTGGGGCTTGAAGGGGACGCCTACGAGTGCCCAGTCTGCCGCCATGGGCAAATTCAATCAATGACATTGATGGATACCTACGCCTGTAGCTTTTGCCGCCATATTTTTGAAGTCAACCTCGACCAGCAAACGGTGCATGTGGTAGACAGCGTACAGCCCATGGGCTGGCGCTGGCAGGGTTGGCGTTGGCAACCGCTTTACCAAAGCCGGAGAGACCTCACTCTAATTCTCTGGCTAGTAGGGTTGACCCTGGTCATTCTCCCAGCCGGTCTAGTTGCCTTGGGGGGCTACGTGTTCCCACCCCTAGAAGCTACGGGAGTGAACTGGTCTTTGGTTTGGGCGATCGGTACGTTAGCCGCCCACGGCGCCATGGTGGGCTGGTTGATCGCCGAGCATTACCAATTTCCGCTCTACGTGATGGCCAAAATTCGTTTGCAAAGATTGCTAGAACGCCTGCCAGACTAA
- a CDS encoding biopolymer transporter ExbD, whose amino-acid sequence MRFKAQSDKRDLPEINLVPMMDVLMTILVFFIIISMTAEFNQQAVDVQLPSTESGGSAVGQPDPLIVELDQQEQLYLAGQPVDSATMAQQIQQYLAEDPKGVIVLKADYQLSYQQIVEVLGPMRAVGGAQVSLAIE is encoded by the coding sequence ATGCGATTTAAGGCTCAATCTGACAAGCGTGATTTGCCCGAGATCAACCTCGTGCCTATGATGGACGTCTTAATGACGATCCTGGTGTTTTTCATCATCATTTCAATGACGGCTGAGTTTAATCAGCAGGCAGTCGATGTTCAGCTGCCCTCGACCGAATCGGGCGGTAGTGCTGTTGGCCAGCCAGACCCGCTGATCGTTGAGCTAGATCAACAAGAGCAGCTTTACTTGGCAGGGCAGCCCGTTGATTCAGCCACGATGGCTCAGCAAATTCAGCAGTATCTCGCTGAAGATCCGAAGGGCGTAATTGTCTTAAAAGCCGATTATCAGCTGAGCTATCAGCAAATTGTCGAAGTGCTCGGGCCAATGCGAGCCGTGGGCGGTGCCCAGGTTTCTCTAGCGATTGAATAA
- the rpsN gene encoding 30S ribosomal protein S14, protein MAKKSMIARERKREKMVAQYAKKREALLEEFDKAANQQEKVAVHRKIQQLPRNSAPTRLHNRCWMTGRPRGYYRDFGLCRNKLREMAHQGMLPGVVKSSW, encoded by the coding sequence ATGGCTAAGAAAAGCATGATTGCGCGGGAGCGCAAGCGGGAAAAGATGGTAGCGCAGTACGCTAAGAAGCGTGAGGCCCTGCTAGAAGAGTTTGACAAAGCTGCCAACCAGCAAGAGAAGGTGGCAGTCCACCGCAAAATTCAGCAACTTCCCCGCAACAGCGCGCCGACTCGCCTGCACAATCGCTGCTGGATGACCGGTCGCCCCCGGGGCTACTATCGCGACTTTGGTCTGTGCCGCAACAAGCTGCGCGAAATGGCTCACCAGGGTATGCTGCCCGGAGTCGTCAAGTCGAGCTGGTAA
- a CDS encoding VOC family protein has translation MSTSPATLTALLPGQLRRIHHLALNVKDMAASRRFYGGLLGLKELTGDEVDDTLKELVATGKVANFVTPDGLILDLFGAPDLEPPDPDPEKSFTRAYHLAFDIDPAQFDQALAVLEANGVAIAHGPVTRPTGRGVYFYDPDGFMVEIRCNPVEA, from the coding sequence ATGAGCACCAGCCCTGCAACGTTAACCGCTCTGCTACCCGGTCAACTGCGCCGCATCCACCACCTGGCGTTGAACGTGAAGGATATGGCTGCCTCACGGCGCTTCTATGGCGGATTGCTAGGCCTCAAGGAGTTAACCGGAGATGAGGTAGATGACACGCTTAAAGAACTGGTAGCCACGGGCAAGGTCGCTAACTTTGTTACCCCCGACGGCCTGATTCTCGATTTATTTGGTGCTCCCGATCTGGAACCACCCGATCCTGATCCCGAAAAATCCTTTACCCGCGCTTACCACCTGGCCTTTGACATTGACCCCGCGCAGTTCGATCAGGCCTTGGCAGTACTGGAGGCGAATGGGGTTGCGATCGCCCACGGCCCCGTCACCCGACCCACCGGGCGCGGCGTCTACTTTTACGACCCCGACGGCTTTATGGTAGAAATTCGCTGCAACCCAGTTGAGGCTTAG
- a CDS encoding RluA family pseudouridine synthase, whose translation MMDYRTPTALSPLAIADQTLELTVTVPDPDRLDRWLTANVDELSRNRVQKLIDCQYVQLNGQLCTNKKEAVQVGDRIRLTIPAPSPLELIAEAISLDVLYEDEHLIILNKPAGLVVHPAPGNMSGTLVNAILAHCGDQLLGIGGVQRPGIVHRLDKNTTGAIVVAKTDLAHSDLQAQMKAKTARREYLGLVYGAPKTTSGTIDAPLGRHPIDRKKHAVVPLEKGRTAVTHWQVEERLGNFSLLRFRLETGRTHQIRVHSTHMGHPIVGDPTYGTGRDVGVKLPGQALHAERLELRHPMTGETVVAIAPLPEHFLKLLTVLRSRSV comes from the coding sequence ATGATGGATTATAGAACTCCTACTGCGCTCAGTCCCTTAGCCATCGCCGATCAAACCCTCGAACTCACCGTCACTGTCCCCGACCCCGACCGGCTCGATCGCTGGCTGACCGCCAACGTGGACGAACTTTCCCGTAACCGCGTTCAAAAGCTGATCGATTGTCAGTATGTGCAGCTCAACGGCCAGCTCTGCACTAATAAAAAAGAGGCAGTGCAGGTGGGCGATCGCATTCGTCTCACCATTCCTGCACCCAGCCCGCTGGAACTCATCGCTGAGGCCATTTCCCTCGATGTTCTTTACGAAGACGAGCATTTAATCATTCTCAATAAGCCCGCTGGACTGGTGGTGCATCCTGCCCCTGGCAACATGAGCGGCACCCTGGTCAACGCCATACTGGCCCACTGCGGCGACCAGCTGTTGGGCATTGGCGGCGTGCAGCGCCCCGGCATTGTGCACCGGCTCGACAAAAACACAACTGGGGCGATTGTGGTGGCCAAAACCGACCTGGCCCACAGTGACCTGCAAGCCCAGATGAAGGCCAAAACCGCCCGCCGCGAATACCTGGGCTTAGTCTACGGTGCGCCCAAAACCACCTCCGGCACGATTGATGCGCCCCTGGGCCGTCACCCCATCGATCGCAAAAAGCATGCCGTCGTTCCCTTAGAGAAAGGCCGCACCGCCGTTACCCACTGGCAGGTGGAAGAACGCTTGGGCAACTTCTCGCTGCTGCGCTTTCGCTTAGAAACCGGGCGCACCCACCAGATTCGCGTCCACAGTACTCACATGGGCCATCCCATCGTTGGTGACCCTACCTACGGTACTGGGCGCGATGTGGGGGTGAAGCTGCCCGGTCAGGCGCTCCATGCCGAGCGGCTAGAGCTGCGCCATCCAATGACGGGGGAGACAGTAGTGGCGATCGCCCCCCTACCTGAGCACTTTCTCAAGTTGTTGACCGTGCTCAGGAGCCGGTCGGTTTAG
- a CDS encoding Uma2 family endonuclease, with protein MTSLTLTLDPVVRLTREQFYELCKVNHDIRLERSSTGDLILMPPTGWESGRQNSKLNLRVGAWAEQDGTGFVFDSSTGFSLPNGADRSPDVAWVAKLRIEALAPDPAKFLSLAPDFVIELRSATDKLATLQHKMAEYRDCGVRLGWLIDPKEKRVEIYRLGRPPEYLSQPEQLSGEEVLPGFVLVMAEIWG; from the coding sequence ATGACTTCACTGACCCTAACCCTCGACCCGGTGGTGCGGCTCACCCGCGAACAGTTCTATGAGCTGTGCAAAGTTAACCACGACATTCGCCTCGAACGCAGCAGCACAGGAGATTTAATTCTCATGCCACCCACCGGCTGGGAGTCTGGTCGTCAAAATTCCAAGCTCAACTTGCGGGTAGGGGCCTGGGCCGAACAAGATGGCACAGGCTTCGTGTTTGACTCTTCCACCGGGTTCTCTCTCCCAAATGGAGCCGATCGCTCGCCCGATGTCGCCTGGGTAGCAAAATTGCGTATTGAAGCCTTGGCCCCAGACCCAGCTAAGTTTTTATCCCTAGCCCCCGATTTTGTGATTGAGCTGCGATCGGCGACGGACAAGCTGGCTACCCTTCAGCACAAGATGGCTGAATATCGTGACTGTGGCGTGCGGCTAGGTTGGCTAATCGATCCCAAGGAAAAACGAGTAGAAATCTACCGTTTGGGGCGACCTCCAGAGTATTTGAGCCAGCCGGAACAGCTCTCTGGAGAAGAGGTTCTGCCCGGTTTTGTGCTGGTGATGGCCGAGATTTGGGGATAG